From Methanobacterium alcaliphilum, a single genomic window includes:
- a CDS encoding CPBP family intramembrane glutamic endopeptidase, protein MKKEYIPLSGFIIALVLTAVAPILTGNSNLQVTLLFPLILIFAYWTKMNAAELGLVFGKRKEYLIAIAYPLISALIVITLATISGHIGPINLSFTALIAFLGLFFTTLILTVTTEEGFFRGWLFGVMEKYEFSSKSIILLTALAFTIWHIPLFFIGTGMEGAYNMIPLYLSTVFTGGAIMGTIRYRSGSIITSSLSHTIWNSVNYTLFGFGTSVGILGIMPINIFDPERGYLGLVINALFLIIFWYYTFHFPKKSNS, encoded by the coding sequence ATGAAAAAAGAATATATTCCACTTTCAGGATTTATAATCGCATTAGTTTTGACTGCTGTTGCGCCGATTTTAACCGGAAATAGTAATCTTCAAGTGACATTATTATTCCCCTTAATCTTAATTTTTGCCTACTGGACAAAAATGAATGCCGCCGAACTGGGATTAGTATTTGGTAAGAGAAAAGAATATCTGATTGCCATAGCCTACCCTTTAATCAGTGCACTTATAGTGATAACTTTAGCAACCATTTCTGGACATATAGGGCCAATTAATTTGAGTTTTACAGCTTTAATTGCATTTTTAGGGCTTTTTTTCACCACCCTAATTCTCACTGTTACTACTGAAGAAGGATTCTTTAGAGGATGGTTATTTGGGGTTATGGAGAAATATGAATTCTCTTCTAAATCAATAATATTATTAACTGCATTAGCATTTACCATCTGGCACATACCCCTATTTTTCATAGGTACTGGGATGGAAGGTGCTTATAATATGATACCTCTCTATTTAAGCACAGTATTTACTGGAGGGGCCATAATGGGTACTATACGTTATCGTTCAGGGTCTATAATTACCAGTTCCCTGTCCCACACAATATGGAACAGTGTTAATTACACATTATTTGGATTTGGAACATCTGTAGGTATCTTGGGGATAATGCCCATTAATATTTTTGATCCAGAACGAGGATATTTAGGATTAGTGATTAATGCCTTGTTTTTAATCATATTCTGGTATTACACATTCCATTTCCCCAAAAAATCTAACTCATAA
- a CDS encoding class I SAM-dependent methyltransferase, which yields MQPNNSENKIWFLGRGFEEYLQMFNLRLNYLRECKILDCNAGASSFAAHMTQQGFDVVAADILYSKHPEEMKKVSENDFRTLMDAHHGLQDKVDWGFFEDHEQMAQYRIKTYKDFSKDYEKNKDTNYVEAKLPMLPFHDNTFHLVLSSHLLFLYDDRLDYDFHLESIKEMIRVSSQEVRIYPLVQLRNSKKSEYVEQIINDLSPDFSLEVHKVDYKFRPGADEMLCISKKPWTKSSCGLYTLDAIEVEGK from the coding sequence TTGCAGCCCAATAATTCTGAAAATAAAATATGGTTTTTAGGAAGAGGATTTGAAGAATATTTACAGATGTTCAATTTAAGATTAAACTACCTCCGGGAATGTAAAATATTGGATTGTAATGCTGGTGCGAGCTCTTTTGCAGCACATATGACCCAACAAGGTTTTGATGTGGTGGCTGCTGATATTTTATACAGTAAACATCCTGAAGAGATGAAAAAAGTATCGGAAAATGATTTCAGAACACTGATGGACGCCCACCATGGCCTGCAAGATAAAGTCGACTGGGGATTCTTTGAAGACCATGAACAAATGGCCCAGTACCGTATAAAAACTTATAAAGACTTTTCAAAGGATTATGAAAAAAATAAAGACACCAATTATGTTGAAGCAAAACTTCCCATGCTCCCTTTCCACGATAACACCTTTCATTTAGTATTATCATCACATTTGCTATTTTTATATGACGATCGATTAGATTATGATTTTCATCTGGAATCTATAAAAGAAATGATTAGAGTTAGTAGTCAGGAAGTTCGAATTTATCCTTTGGTACAGTTGAGAAATTCAAAAAAATCCGAATACGTGGAACAGATAATTAATGACTTATCCCCTGATTTTTCACTAGAAGTACATAAAGTAGATTACAAATTTAGACCCGGTGCTGATGAAATGTTATGCATCTCTAAAAAACCATGGACTAAATCAAGTTGTGGATTATATACTTTAGATGCTATTGAAGTTGAGGGAAAATAA